A single region of the Vicia villosa cultivar HV-30 ecotype Madison, WI linkage group LG4, Vvil1.0, whole genome shotgun sequence genome encodes:
- the LOC131597604 gene encoding LOW QUALITY PROTEIN: RNA pseudouridine synthase 2, chloroplastic-like (The sequence of the model RefSeq protein was modified relative to this genomic sequence to represent the inferred CDS: deleted 1 base in 1 codon; substituted 1 base at 1 genomic stop codon), producing the protein METGGSSMPLPIHMGTGGSSSMPLPMHMETGGSSSMSLPMHMGTGLFGYFNNWSINQNIMILEHVSFNVRAGDEIKCTIAELQQLRAVPENIPLDIVFEDEHLLVINQSAHMVVHPSLGNTSGTLVNGILHHCNLPNVEYSKEEALSDPEDFDDELNGFSSKATSYEGXILDCLRPGIVHRLDKGTSGLLVVAKDEHSHKKLFEQFKLRTIKRVYVSLSAGVPTPVAGRFEVPVGRDPNNRLRMTVVAGAVNSIKARHAASR; encoded by the exons ATGGAGACAGGTGGATCTAGCATGCCATTACCCATTCATATGGGGACAGGTGGATCTAGTAGCATGCCATTACCCATGCATATGGAGACAGGTGGATCTAGTAGCATGTCATTACCCATGCATATGGGGACAG GTTTGTTTGGTTATTTCAACAATTGGAGCATTAACCAGAACATTATGATACTTGAACATGTTTCTTTCAATGTCAGAGCTGGGGATGAGATCAAATGCACAATTGCAGAGTTGCAGCAGTTGAGAGCTGTGCCGGAAAATATACCTTTGGATATAGTTTTTGAAGATGAGCATTTGCTAGTCATAAATCAATCTGCTCACATG GTTGTGCATCCATCACTTGGAAATACGTCTGGGACACTTGTCAATGGCATCCTTCACCACTGCAACCTGCCAAATGTTGAATATTCTAAAGAGGAAGCTCTTTCAGATCCAGAAGATTTTGATGATGAACTTAATGGCTTCTCATCTAAGGCAACTTCTTATGAAGGG TAGATTCTAGATTGTCTTCGCCCAGGGATTGTACATAGATTAGACAAAGGCACGAGTGGGTTGCTAGTTGTGGCCAAG GATGAACATTCTCATAAGAAATTGTTTGAACAATTCAAGCTACGCACTATTAAGAGGGTCTATGTCAGTCTCAGTGCTGGGGTACCTACTCCAGTTGCTGGGCGTTTTGAGGTTCCGGTTGGTCGGGATCCTAATAACCGGCTTCGGATGACCGTTGTTGCTGGAGCGGTTAATTCTATAAAGGCTCGTCATGCTGCTAGTAGGTGA